One Primulina huaijiensis isolate GDHJ02 chromosome 5, ASM1229523v2, whole genome shotgun sequence DNA segment encodes these proteins:
- the LOC140976046 gene encoding uncharacterized protein, with protein MAFCCRTVGAGAIPFLLTKSSKLPPTTMLHLHPNRSTKAAHISASGSVVSLGFFCYYVGRKMSSITCFSALSHELRTTLDKVVTSHKIVLFMKGTKEFPQCGFSNTVVQILKSLNVQFETIDILENDTLRQGLKEYSNWPTFPQLYIEGEFVGGCDITIEAYKSGELQELLEKANCS; from the exons ATGGCGTTTTGCTGTCGAACAGTGGGAGCCGGAGCAATCCCGTTTCTGTTGACCAAAAGCTCCAAGCTGCCGCCGACTACAATGTTACATCTCCATCCCAATCGCAGTACTAAGGCTGCCCATATCAGTGCTTCGGGCTCCGTTGTGTCGTTGGGATTCTTCTGTTATTATGTCGGGAGAAAGATGAGTTCCATCACATGTTTTTCTG CATTATCCCATGAGCTGAGGACCACCCTGGATAAAGTTGTTACCTCGCACAAGATAGTTCTCTTCATGAAAGGAACCAAGGAATTCCCACAGTGTGGATTTTCAAACACAGTCGTGCAAATATTGAAATCATTGAACGTGCAGTTTGAAACGATAGATATTCTGGAAAATGATACATTGCGCCAAGGATTGAAGGAGTATTCTAACTGGCCTACTTTTCCACAGTTATACATTGAAGGGGAGTTTGTTGGCGGCTGCGACATTACTATAg AGGCATACAAGAGCGGTGAGTTGCAGGAGTTGTTGGAGAAAGCAAATTGTTCCTGA
- the LOC140976047 gene encoding probable magnesium transporter NIPA8 — MGEWVIGAFINLFGSIAINFGTNLLKLGLDEREKHSILGNDGTHGKSFMKPIIYFQTWRIGIIFFILGNCFNFVSFGYAAQSLLAALGSVQFVSNIAFSYFVLNKTVTVKVLVATAFIVLGNIFLVAFGNHQSPVYTPEQLAENYGSVSFLIYCLILVLVVGFHHSVYRKGELLLANPGNDIKPYWRMLLPFSYAVVSGAVGSCSVLFAKSLSNLLRLSFSSGYRLHSWFTYSMLLLFFSTAGFWMARLNEGLSLFDAILIVPMFQIAWTFFSICTGFMYFQEYQVLDALRTTMFILGMISVFIGISLLAPDEAKGGGIKDTALVSADATHSNMDSFVMPSEDSQIKDWNSLVRLTQTKVTNLIVKAKAACSLSLGLGEESIHTSSVLVMPMVSSKIIGFRGNAFNQTRSSTLRAPNWSRVDEDGENLLETTSMLGQGVK, encoded by the exons ATGGGAGAGTGGGTGATTGGAGCCTTCATAAACCTTTTCGGAAGCATTGCCATCAATTTTGGAACTAACCTTCTTAAATTGGGTCTTGACGAG AGAGAAAAGCATTCCATACTTGGCAACGATGGGACACATGGGAAGTCTTTCATGAAGCCCATTATATATTTCCAGACCTGGAGGATTG gtattatttttttcattcttgGAAACTGCTTTAATTTCGTTTCCTTTGGATACGCTGCTCAG TCGCTACTTGCAGCTCTGGGATCTGTCCAATTTGTGTCAAACATTGCATTCTCCTACTTCGTGTTAAATAAAACTGTAACTGTAAA AGTACTTGTTGCCACAGCCTTTATTGTGCTTGGAAACATCTTCCTAGTTGCTTTTGGTAACCACCAGTCGCCAG TTTACACTCCTGAGCAGTTGGCAGAGAATTATGGCAGCGTTAGTTTCCTGATTTACTGTCTGATTTTGGTTTTGGTTGTTGGCTTTCATCACTCAGTATATAG GAAAGGAGAATTGCTGCTCGCTAATCCTGGGAATGACATCAAGCCGTACTGGCGCATGCTTCTTCCTTTTTCTTATGCTGTTGTGTCTGGTGCTGTTGGATCATGCTCAGTATTGTTTGCAAAGTCTCT GTCAAATCTGTTAAGGTTGTCCTTTTCAAGCGGGTATCGGCTGCATAGCTGGTTCACCTACTCTATGCTTCTATTATTTTTTAGCACAGCTGGATTTTGG ATGGCAAGGCTGAACGAAGGATTGTCTCTGTTTGATGCCATACTCATTGTCCCAATGTTTCAAATTGCTTGGACATTTTTCTCCATTTGTACAGGATTCATGTATTTCCAGGAGTATCAG GTGCTTGATGCATTACGAACTACGATGTTCATTCTGGGAATGATTTCTGTATTCATAGGCATTTCTTTGTTGGCACCAGATGAAGCAAAAG GAGGTGGAATTAAAGATACGGCTCTGGTTTCTGCAGATGCAACTCATTCGAATATGGACAG TTTTGTCATGCCATCTGAGGATTCGCAAATTAAAGATTGGAATTCACTTGTGCGTTTGACGCAGACGAAGGTTACAAACTTGATTGTCAAAGCTAAG GCTGCTTGTTCATTATCATTGGGTCTCGGAGAAGAATCCATTCACACATCTTCAGTTCTTGTGATGCCCATGGTTTCATCTAAAATAATAGGATTCAGAGGGAATGCTTTCAACCAGACTAGGTCGTCTACCTTAAGAGCCCCAAATTGGAGCAGGGTTGACGAGGATGGTGAGAATTTGTTGGAAACAACTTCAATGCTGGGGCAGGGTGTCAAATAG